The Anaeromicrobium sediminis genome window below encodes:
- the nifJ gene encoding pyruvate:ferredoxin (flavodoxin) oxidoreductase, which yields MAKKMKTMDGNEAAAYVSYAFTDVAAIYPITPSSPMAEKVDEWSAKGKLNLFGQRVKVSEMQSEAGAAGTMHGSLQGGALTSTYTASQGLLLMVPNMYKMAGELLPGVFHVSARALATHALSIFGDHQDVMATRQTGFALLCSSSVQEVIDLGGIAHLSAIKSRIPFLHFFDGFRTSHEIQKVELIEYDDFERLVDFEAIKEFRNSSLNPERPVLRGTAQNPDIYFQGREASNKFYKEVPDIVADYMKEISEITGREYKPFDYYGAENPENIVIAMGSVCETIEETIDYLVSKGEKVGLIKVRLYRPFCPTHFFNVFPDSVKKIAVLDRTKEPGSLGEPLYVDIKSLFYNKKDSPIIVGGRYGLGSKDTTPEQIVSVFENLKEEAPKNDFTMGILDDVTHTSLDIGNTINTTPEGTIRCKFWGLGSDGTVGANKMAIKIIGDKTDLYAQAYFSYDSKKSGGTTISHLRFGKQPIKATYLISNADFIACHNKSYVNHYDLLKGIVEGGTFVLNCPWDLEELDDKLPASLKRTIFNKNINFYTIDAVEIAKEIGLGGRINMIMQSAFFKLANVISVEEAMDYLKELVVQTYGKKGEHIVKMNHDAIDRGVDSLVKVEIPDEWKDAEDFIDEDDENNDPYFVKEIQIPMAKTEGDSLPVSAFEGIEDGTFPMGTTAYEKRGIAVMLPEWKIENCIQCNQCSYACPHAVIRPFLLDEEEMKKKPEGFETKKATGKALDGYEYKIQISPLDCTGCGVCAEVCPAPNKALVMVDAEEETEKEEGNWEFAVHNVSMKDHLMDKYTVKGSQFVQPLLEFSGACAGCGETAYVKLITQLYGTRMMIANATGCSSIWGGSAPSVPYTTTPCGKGPSWANSLFEDNAEFGYGMYLGVKQIRDKIRDLLETLVEGEFPEDVKGAMMTYLNNMENGDQSIKASEELVKELENYSDDPLVMEILENKDFLVKKSVWIIGGDGWGYDIGYGGLDHVLASGDDVNILVLDTEVYSNTGGQASKATPTASVAKFAASGKKIRKKDLGMMAMSYGYVYVTQIGLGANMNQALKAIKEAESYKGPSLIIAYAPCIAHGIKTGMGTTVRREKEAVEAGYWHLYRYNPILKEEGKNPFILDSKEPNKSFTDFINGEIRYTQLQNTFPEIAEKLFVEADKHAKDRYENYKRMAEMEY from the coding sequence GTGGCTAAAAAAATGAAAACCATGGATGGGAATGAAGCAGCTGCATATGTATCATATGCCTTTACTGATGTGGCAGCCATATATCCAATAACCCCTTCATCACCTATGGCTGAAAAGGTGGATGAGTGGTCAGCTAAGGGTAAATTAAACTTATTTGGACAAAGGGTTAAAGTATCAGAGATGCAATCAGAAGCAGGAGCTGCAGGAACTATGCATGGTTCATTACAAGGAGGAGCATTAACTAGTACATATACAGCTTCTCAAGGATTATTATTAATGGTTCCTAATATGTATAAAATGGCAGGAGAATTATTACCAGGAGTATTTCATGTAAGTGCTAGAGCACTAGCTACCCATGCACTATCCATATTTGGAGATCATCAAGATGTTATGGCTACAAGACAGACAGGATTTGCACTTCTTTGTTCAAGTAGTGTACAAGAAGTAATTGATTTAGGTGGTATAGCTCATTTATCAGCTATAAAATCTAGAATTCCATTTCTTCATTTCTTTGATGGATTTAGAACATCCCATGAAATTCAAAAGGTAGAACTAATTGAATATGATGATTTTGAAAGATTAGTAGATTTTGAAGCTATAAAAGAATTTAGAAATAGTTCACTTAATCCAGAGAGACCAGTACTTAGAGGAACTGCTCAAAATCCGGACATATACTTCCAAGGAAGGGAAGCTTCTAATAAATTTTATAAAGAAGTTCCTGATATAGTAGCTGATTATATGAAAGAGATCAGTGAAATTACAGGAAGAGAATATAAGCCATTTGATTACTATGGAGCAGAAAATCCAGAAAATATAGTAATAGCTATGGGTTCCGTATGTGAAACTATAGAAGAAACAATAGATTATTTAGTGAGCAAGGGAGAAAAGGTTGGCTTAATTAAAGTGAGGTTATATAGACCTTTCTGTCCAACTCATTTCTTTAATGTATTCCCAGATAGTGTAAAGAAAATTGCCGTATTAGATAGAACTAAAGAACCTGGTTCTTTAGGTGAACCCCTTTATGTGGATATAAAGAGTTTATTTTATAATAAAAAGGATTCTCCTATTATAGTAGGTGGTAGGTATGGCCTTGGTTCTAAGGATACAACACCAGAGCAAATAGTATCCGTATTTGAAAACTTAAAAGAAGAAGCTCCTAAGAATGACTTTACAATGGGTATTTTAGATGATGTAACTCACACATCTTTAGATATAGGAAACACTATTAATACTACACCAGAGGGAACTATAAGATGTAAATTCTGGGGACTTGGTTCTGATGGTACTGTTGGGGCTAACAAGATGGCTATTAAGATAATAGGGGACAAAACAGACCTTTATGCCCAAGCATATTTCTCCTATGATTCTAAAAAATCTGGAGGAACTACCATATCCCATCTAAGATTTGGTAAACAACCGATAAAAGCTACTTACTTAATTAGTAATGCAGATTTTATTGCATGCCATAACAAATCCTATGTAAATCATTATGATCTTTTAAAGGGAATTGTAGAGGGTGGAACCTTTGTACTCAATTGTCCTTGGGATTTAGAAGAGTTAGATGATAAATTGCCAGCTAGTCTAAAGAGAACCATATTTAATAAAAATATTAATTTCTATACTATAGATGCAGTAGAAATAGCTAAAGAAATAGGTCTTGGTGGAAGAATAAATATGATTATGCAGTCTGCTTTCTTTAAGTTGGCCAATGTAATTTCTGTGGAAGAAGCTATGGATTATTTAAAGGAACTAGTAGTACAAACCTATGGTAAAAAGGGTGAGCATATAGTTAAGATGAACCATGATGCCATAGATAGGGGTGTAGATAGTTTAGTTAAGGTAGAAATACCTGATGAGTGGAAAGATGCAGAAGACTTTATTGATGAAGATGATGAAAATAATGATCCATACTTTGTTAAAGAAATTCAAATTCCAATGGCAAAAACAGAAGGAGATTCACTACCTGTAAGCGCCTTTGAAGGAATTGAAGATGGAACATTCCCTATGGGAACTACTGCCTATGAAAAACGCGGTATAGCAGTTATGTTACCAGAGTGGAAGATAGAGAATTGTATTCAATGTAATCAATGCTCTTATGCATGTCCTCATGCAGTAATAAGACCATTTCTATTAGATGAAGAGGAAATGAAGAAAAAACCTGAAGGATTTGAAACTAAGAAAGCTACAGGAAAGGCACTTGACGGTTATGAGTATAAAATTCAAATAAGTCCACTGGATTGTACAGGCTGTGGAGTTTGTGCTGAAGTATGTCCTGCTCCTAACAAGGCTCTGGTTATGGTAGATGCAGAAGAGGAAACAGAGAAAGAAGAAGGAAATTGGGAGTTTGCAGTACACAATGTATCCATGAAGGACCATTTAATGGACAAATATACAGTAAAGGGAAGTCAATTTGTTCAACCACTATTGGAGTTCTCTGGTGCCTGTGCAGGATGTGGAGAAACTGCATATGTAAAATTAATAACTCAATTATATGGAACTAGAATGATGATAGCAAATGCTACAGGTTGTTCTTCAATTTGGGGAGGTAGTGCTCCTTCTGTTCCATACACTACAACTCCATGTGGAAAGGGTCCATCTTGGGCAAATTCATTATTTGAAGATAATGCTGAATTTGGATATGGAATGTATCTTGGAGTAAAGCAAATTAGAGATAAAATAAGAGACTTATTAGAGACCCTAGTAGAAGGTGAGTTTCCTGAAGATGTTAAGGGTGCTATGATGACTTATTTAAATAATATGGAAAATGGAGATCAATCCATAAAAGCCAGTGAAGAACTAGTTAAAGAACTAGAAAATTATTCAGATGATCCACTAGTTATGGAAATATTAGAAAATAAAGATTTCTTAGTTAAGAAATCCGTATGGATAATTGGTGGAGACGGTTGGGGTTATGATATTGGTTATGGAGGACTTGATCATGTGCTAGCCTCTGGTGACGATGTGAATATATTAGTATTAGATACGGAAGTATATTCAAATACAGGTGGTCAGGCATCTAAAGCTACTCCAACGGCTAGTGTTGCTAAATTTGCAGCTAGTGGTAAGAAGATTAGAAAGAAAGACTTAGGCATGATGGCCATGAGTTATGGATATGTATATGTAACTCAAATTGGATTAGGTGCAAATATGAATCAGGCCCTTAAGGCAATAAAAGAAGCTGAAAGCTATAAGGGACCATCCTTAATAATTGCCTATGCTCCTTGTATAGCCCATGGAATTAAGACAGGTATGGGTACTACTGTAAGAAGAGAAAAGGAAGCTGTAGAGGCTGGATATTGGCATCTATATAGATATAATCCAATACTTAAGGAAGAAGGTAAAAATCCATTTATATTAGATTCTAAGGAACCTAACAAGAGTTTTACAGACTTTATTAATGGTGAAATTAGATACACTCAACTACAAAATACTTTCCCTGAAATAGCTGAAAAGTTGTTTGTAGAAGCTGACAAACATGCTAAAGATAGATATGAAAACTATAAACGCATGGCAGAAATGGAGTATTAA
- a CDS encoding branched-chain amino acid ABC transporter permease: MKNKRILLNILSLILVLGLLFLMDRNFDSYKIRILNLCGIYIVLALSMNLINGFTGLFTLGHAGFMAIGAYTTALVTMDKATKEMNFFLKPIVPFLRDVEMSFLPALLIGGLMSALVAIIIGTPVLKLRDDYLAIATLGFSEIIRVIFTNIQSITNGALGLKGIPNYTNVWWSWGWAIVTIIFMIYLVKGSYGRAFKAIREDEIAAEAMGINLFKHKLISFIIGAFFAGVGGGLLGNLLGTIDPLMFRFVLTFNIVLIVVLGGIGSITGSVLSAIIVTILMEALRILDGDIIIGNYKIIGIPGMRMVVFSLMLMGVILFYQKGIMGTNEFSWDWFSFKKKSKGDVNS, from the coding sequence ATGAAAAATAAAAGGATATTATTAAATATATTAAGTTTAATATTGGTTTTAGGTCTATTGTTTTTAATGGACAGGAATTTTGACTCTTATAAAATAAGAATATTGAACTTGTGTGGAATATATATAGTATTGGCCTTAAGCATGAATTTGATAAATGGATTTACAGGTCTTTTCACATTAGGTCATGCTGGTTTTATGGCCATAGGAGCTTATACTACTGCACTAGTTACTATGGATAAAGCTACTAAGGAAATGAATTTTTTCTTAAAGCCCATAGTACCTTTTTTAAGGGATGTGGAAATGAGCTTTTTACCAGCTTTATTAATAGGGGGGCTAATGTCTGCTTTAGTAGCCATTATAATAGGAACTCCAGTACTTAAGCTAAGGGACGATTACTTGGCCATAGCCACATTAGGATTCAGTGAAATTATTAGAGTAATATTTACTAATATACAAAGTATTACTAATGGTGCCTTAGGTCTTAAGGGAATTCCAAACTACACAAATGTATGGTGGAGTTGGGGATGGGCCATAGTAACCATAATATTTATGATATACCTAGTAAAGGGCAGTTATGGTAGGGCATTTAAGGCCATAAGGGAAGATGAAATAGCAGCGGAGGCCATGGGAATTAACTTGTTTAAACACAAATTAATATCCTTTATTATAGGTGCTTTTTTTGCAGGAGTTGGAGGTGGACTCCTTGGAAATCTATTAGGAACTATAGATCCTCTCATGTTTAGATTCGTATTAACCTTTAATATTGTACTTATAGTTGTATTAGGGGGAATAGGAAGTATTACGGGTAGTGTATTATCAGCAATTATAGTAACCATACTCATGGAAGCCTTGAGAATATTAGATGGGGATATAATTATTGGAAATTATAAGATAATAGGGATTCCAGGCATGCGTATGGTTGTATTTTCCTTAATGCTTATGGGAGTAATTTTATTTTATCAAAAGGGAATTATGGGAACTAATGAATTTAGCTGGGATTGGTTTAGTTTTAAGAAGAAATCTAAGGGAGATGTGAATTCTTAA
- a CDS encoding superoxide dismutase, which translates to MYKEVTAKKFDFASIKGITTSQLKQHYKLYEGYVGKTNKMFQKLEDINNYKKPNSTYSSIRSIELGQSYALNGVKLHEFYFDNMGDSNIPYGNILDLINKKYGGFDVFMEKFKSVGMAVRGWVILALDSIDEDIHIFGCDAHDVGSIWYSYPLLVMDVYEHAYMIDFGINRRKYIDVFFQNIDWKKVNKRLDKALR; encoded by the coding sequence ATGTATAAGGAAGTAACTGCTAAAAAGTTTGATTTTGCTTCTATTAAAGGAATAACTACTAGTCAATTAAAACAACATTATAAGCTTTATGAAGGATATGTGGGGAAAACTAACAAGATGTTCCAAAAATTAGAGGATATAAATAATTACAAAAAACCTAATAGCACCTATTCTTCCATTAGAAGTATAGAACTTGGTCAAAGTTATGCCTTAAATGGAGTAAAATTACATGAATTCTATTTTGATAATATGGGAGATAGCAACATTCCTTATGGAAATATCTTAGATTTAATAAATAAAAAATATGGTGGATTTGATGTATTCATGGAGAAGTTCAAAAGTGTAGGAATGGCTGTTAGAGGATGGGTAATATTAGCCTTAGATTCCATAGATGAGGATATACATATATTTGGATGTGATGCCCATGATGTGGGAAGTATATGGTATAGCTATCCATTACTTGTAATGGATGTATATGAGCATGCTTATATGATTGATTTTGGCATAAATAGAAGAAAATATATAGATGTATTCTTTCAAAATATAGATTGGAAAAAAGTTAATAAAAGATTAGATAAAGCATTGAGATAA
- a CDS encoding uracil-DNA glycosylase produces the protein MHNLDELKEMVEKCYKCRLGDTRNNLVFGQGNENADIMFIGEGPGYHEDMKGLAFVGPAGQLLTKALEGINLTRDQVYIGNIVKCRSPNNRNPKDDEMEACIQYLRWQVKIIKPKIIVCLGSISSKNIIDKNLRITKEREKWVYKKGIWIMPTYHPSAVLRDEKKKRPFWMDFKNIREKYEEIS, from the coding sequence ATGCATAATTTAGATGAATTAAAAGAGATGGTAGAGAAATGTTATAAGTGCAGATTAGGAGATACTAGAAATAATCTAGTTTTTGGACAAGGAAATGAAAATGCAGATATAATGTTTATTGGTGAAGGGCCAGGTTATCACGAGGATATGAAGGGATTGGCTTTTGTAGGACCAGCTGGGCAATTGTTGACTAAGGCTTTAGAAGGAATCAACTTGACTCGGGATCAAGTATATATAGGAAATATAGTTAAATGCAGATCTCCTAATAATAGGAATCCTAAAGATGATGAAATGGAAGCTTGTATTCAATACTTAAGATGGCAAGTAAAGATTATTAAGCCTAAAATAATAGTTTGTTTAGGTTCCATATCTTCTAAGAATATAATAGATAAAAATTTGCGAATAACAAAAGAAAGGGAAAAATGGGTATATAAAAAGGGCATATGGATAATGCCAACCTATCACCCTTCAGCTGTACTTAGAGATGAAAAGAAAAAAAGACCATTTTGGATGGACTTTAAAAATATAAGAGAAAAGTATGAAGAAATAAGTTAG
- a CDS encoding ABC transporter ATP-binding protein encodes MLRIENLDVHYGGIHALRGINVHVPKGKIVTLIGANGAGKSSTLRSIMGIVKKTSGKIIYEDKDLKNYKTKDMVKGGIVLVPEGRRVFPNLTVKENLILGAYIRKDKVKIEKDMNWIYELFPRLKERLWQKAGTLSGGEQQMLAVGRGLMSNPKLLMMDEPSLGLAPMLVKEIFNIIREIHEKGVTILLIEQNAKAALEIADYGYVLETGNIVLEGKGHELLVNDDVKKAYLGEAK; translated from the coding sequence ATGTTGAGAATAGAAAATCTAGATGTACATTATGGAGGTATTCATGCCTTAAGAGGTATAAATGTTCATGTACCTAAAGGAAAAATAGTTACTTTAATAGGAGCTAATGGAGCTGGTAAAAGTTCTACTTTAAGAAGTATCATGGGAATTGTAAAGAAAACTAGTGGAAAAATAATTTATGAAGATAAGGATTTGAAAAATTATAAGACAAAGGATATGGTAAAGGGCGGAATAGTATTAGTTCCTGAAGGAAGAAGGGTATTTCCTAATCTCACAGTAAAGGAAAATCTCATATTAGGAGCATACATAAGGAAAGATAAAGTTAAAATAGAAAAGGATATGAATTGGATATATGAATTATTTCCAAGGCTAAAGGAGAGACTGTGGCAAAAGGCAGGGACCTTATCTGGTGGAGAACAACAAATGCTAGCAGTAGGTAGGGGTCTTATGAGTAATCCTAAATTACTCATGATGGATGAGCCATCCCTCGGTTTAGCGCCCATGTTAGTTAAGGAGATATTTAATATAATAAGAGAAATTCATGAAAAGGGTGTAACCATATTACTTATAGAACAAAATGCAAAGGCTGCCTTAGAAATTGCAGACTATGGGTATGTATTAGAGACGGGGAATATAGTTTTAGAAGGGAAAGGACATGAACTATTGGTTAATGATGATGTGAAGAAGGCTTATTTAGGAGAGGCAAAGTAA
- a CDS encoding ABC transporter ATP-binding protein — protein MGILNVDNITMKFGGLVAVSEFNMELKEGEIVGLIGPNGAGKTTAFNMITGVYKPTIGNIYLEKDNKNINITSLKPDEITRLGVARTFQNIRLFKELTVLENVLIGNHLRLKSNWAESVVGPLLKDTFNIDSKYTKEEKHMYEKSIELLKEVNLYDVIDEKAYSLPYGKQRRLEIARALATEPKILLLDEPAAGMNPNESLELMDFISEIRDKFNSTIFMIEHHMQVVMGICERIFVLDHGITIAQGTPSEIQNNNKVIEAYLGVE, from the coding sequence ATGGGTATACTAAATGTGGATAATATAACTATGAAGTTTGGAGGCCTAGTGGCCGTATCTGAGTTTAATATGGAGCTCAAAGAGGGAGAAATCGTAGGGCTAATAGGACCTAATGGAGCTGGAAAAACTACTGCATTTAATATGATTACAGGAGTTTATAAGCCTACTATAGGAAATATATATTTAGAGAAGGACAATAAAAATATAAATATTACATCATTAAAGCCTGATGAAATAACTAGACTTGGTGTGGCTAGAACCTTTCAAAATATAAGATTGTTCAAGGAGTTAACAGTTCTTGAAAATGTACTAATAGGAAACCATTTGAGATTAAAATCTAATTGGGCAGAGTCAGTAGTTGGACCCCTATTAAAGGACACATTTAATATAGATAGTAAGTACACAAAAGAAGAAAAACACATGTATGAAAAATCAATAGAATTATTAAAGGAAGTGAATTTATATGATGTAATAGATGAAAAGGCTTATTCACTTCCCTATGGAAAACAAAGGCGATTAGAAATAGCTAGAGCCTTAGCAACAGAGCCTAAAATACTATTATTAGATGAACCCGCAGCAGGTATGAATCCAAATGAATCATTAGAACTTATGGACTTTATAAGTGAAATAAGGGATAAATTTAATTCAACCATATTTATGATAGAACATCATATGCAAGTGGTCATGGGAATCTGTGAAAGAATATTTGTACTAGACCATGGCATAACCATAGCCCAGGGAACCCCTAGTGAAATTCAAAATAATAACAAAGTCATAGAAGCTTATTTGGGGGTGGAATAA
- a CDS encoding uracil-DNA glycosylase — translation MKEIQLEELNKKILEENKDEEIVLGNGSVNSTIVLIGEAPGAKEVEAKLPFVGQAGKHLQEFLEILELDRSELYITNTVKFRPTKESPKTGGKINRPPSKKEIGEFKEYLFDEINIIKPKVIVTLGNVPLKTVTGDESSKIGDLHGKESKVIINGKEYNLFPLYHPAAVIYRRELKEVYYGDLEVLKKFLV, via the coding sequence TTGAAGGAGATACAGTTAGAAGAACTTAATAAAAAAATACTAGAGGAAAATAAAGATGAGGAAATTGTTTTAGGTAATGGTAGTGTTAATAGCACCATAGTCCTTATAGGAGAGGCACCAGGGGCCAAAGAGGTGGAAGCTAAATTACCTTTTGTGGGTCAAGCAGGTAAACACCTTCAGGAGTTTCTTGAGATATTAGAGTTAGATAGAAGTGAACTTTATATTACTAATACAGTTAAGTTTAGACCTACGAAAGAAAGTCCTAAAACAGGAGGGAAAATAAATAGGCCTCCATCTAAAAAAGAAATAGGAGAATTTAAGGAATATTTATTTGATGAAATAAATATCATTAAACCTAAAGTAATAGTTACCCTTGGAAATGTGCCATTAAAAACAGTAACTGGAGATGAAAGTTCTAAGATTGGAGATCTTCATGGAAAAGAATCTAAGGTTATTATAAATGGTAAGGAATATAATCTATTCCCACTATATCATCCAGCAGCTGTAATATATAGAAGAGAGCTAAAAGAAGTATACTATGGGGATTTAGAGGTACTTAAGAAATTTTTAGTATAA